The Alnus glutinosa chromosome 7, dhAlnGlut1.1, whole genome shotgun sequence genome includes a region encoding these proteins:
- the LOC133872566 gene encoding zinc finger CCCH domain-containing protein 30, with translation MNHLTVQTEDTFASLLELAANNDIEGFKRSIERDPSCIDEIGLWYGRKKGSKQMVNEHRTPLMVAATYGSIDVMKLILSLSDADVNRPCSLDKCTALHCAASGGAVNADDAVKLLLASGANPNLVDANGHCPIDVIVVSPKLQDIKSNLEELLKTNGSDIEHNLTVLTSNLSSNSPPLSSSPEDGSPSASDFTSSPTKMKFRDHLPVSSASEKKEYPVDPSLPDIKNSIYSTDEFRMYSFKVRPCSRAYSHDWTECPFVHPGENARRRDPRKYHYSCVPCPDFRKGACRRGDMCEYAHGVFECWLHPAQYRTRLCKDGTNCARRVCFFAHTSEELRPLYVSTGSAVPSPRSSTFGATAMDFAAAMSLLPGSPSSVSVMSPTPFTPPMSPSANGMSHSAWPQPNVPALHLPGSNFQSSRLRSSLNARDIPAEDFDMLPDFDMPQQQLFNESCLSQPSMNSNSLNRSGRFKTLTPSNLDDLFSAESLSPRYSDQALASAVFSPTHKSAVLNQFQHQQQSMLSPINTNFSPKNVDHPLLQASFGVPSSGRMSPRNVEPISPMSSRVSMFAQLEKQQQFRSLSSRELGSSSASIVGSPVNSWSKWGSSSGKPDWAVSTDEFGKLRRSSSFELGNNGEEPDLSWVQSLVKESPTDVKEKLGTHVSGVSATASSNEGSNTNPQIESVDHAVLGAWLEKMQLDNLVAQQN, from the coding sequence ATGAACCACTTGACTGTTCAAACGGAAGATACTTTTGCAAGTTTGCTTGAACTTGCCGCTAACAATGACATTGAGGGCTTCAAAAGATCGATTGAGCGTGATCCTTCCTGTATTGATGAGATTGGTCTATGGTATGGTCGGAAGAAGGGCTCAAAGCAGATGGTTAATGAGCATAGAACTCCTCTGATGGTTGCTGCTACATATGGCAGCATTGATGTCATGAAGCTGATCCTTTCTTTGTCAGATGCTGATGTCAATAGGCCCTGCAGTCTTGATAAATGCACTGCCCTTCACTGTGCTGCCTCAGGTGGGGCTGTAAATGCTGATGATGCTGTAAAATTGCTTTTAGCGTCAGGAGCCAATCCGAACTTGGTAGATGCCAATGGTCACTGTCCTATTGATGTTATCGTTGTTTCCCCAAAGCTCCAAGATATCAAATCGAATCTGGAAGAACTCCTTAAAACTAATGGTTCTGACATTGAACACAATCTGACCGTATTAACAAGCAATTTGAGTTCGAATTCTCCACCTCTTTCATCTTCCCCAGAGGACGGGTCCCCATCTGCTTCAGATTTTACTTCTTCACCAACAAAGATGAAGTTTAGGGATCATCTCCCCGTTTCTTCTGCATCAGAGAAGAAAGAATACCCTGTTGACCCATCTCTCCCTGATATCAAGAACAGCATCTATTCAACTGATGAATTCCGAATGTATTCATTCAAGGTGCGCCCTTGTTCGCGTGCCTACTCTCATGATTGGACTGAGTGCCCGTTTGTTCATCCAGGGGAAAATGCTCGAAGAAGGGATCCAAGGAAGTACCATTACAGCTGTGTCCCTTGTCCTGATTTTCGGAAGGGGGCTTGTAGACGTGGAGATATGTGTGAATATGCTCATGGGGTTTTTGAGTGCTGGCTGCACCCTGCTCAATACCGAACCCGGCTTTGCAAGGATGGTACCAATTGTGCGAGGAGAGTCTGCTTTTTTGCTCACACCTCTGAGGAACTCCGTCCATTATATGTCTCTACTGGTTCTGCTGTTCCCTCTCCTCGCTCAAGTACTTTTGGTGCCACTGCCATGGATTTTGCTGCAGCCATGAGCCTCCTACCTGGCTCCCCTTCATCGGTATCTGTCATGTCACCTACACCATTCACTCCACCCATGTCTCCATCAGCTAATGGCATGTCACACTCAGCATGGCCCCAACCAAATGTCCCAGCCTTGCATCTACCAGGAAGCAATTTTCAATCCAGTCGCTTGAGATCTTCCCTTAATGCAAGAGACATTCCTGCAGAGGACTTTGATATGTTGCCAGATTTTGATATGCCACAACAGCAGCTCTTCAATGAATCTTGTCTCTCTCAACCATCTATGAATTCTAATTCTTTGAACCGTTCTGGTCGGTTTAAAACCTTAACCCCTTCAAATCTTGATGATCTATTTTCTGCTGAGAGCTTATCTCCTCGGTATTCTGATCAAGCCTTGGCTTCAGCCGTTTTCTCCCCAACACACAAATCAGCAGTTCTCAATCAATTTCAGCACCAGCAGCAGAGCATGTTGTCACCTATCAATACAAACTTCTCCCCTAAAAATGTTGATCACCCTTTATTGCAGGCCTCTTTTGGAGTTCCATCCTCAGGGAGGATGTCTCCCCGAAATGTGGAACCTATCTCGCCAATGAGTTCTCGGGTTTCCATGTTTGCTCAACTTGAGAAGCAGCAACAGTTTCGCAGCCTCAGCTCGCGCGAACTTGGCTCCAGCTCTGCTTCCATTGTTGGGTCCCCTGTAAATTCTTGGTCAAAATGGGGATCCTCCAGTGGGAAGCCAGATTGGGCTGTTAGTACAGATGAATTTGGTAAGCTCCGCAGGTCGTCATCATTTGAGCTTGGGAACAATGGAGAGGAGCCAGATCTATCATGGGTTCAGTCACTTGTCAAAGAATCTCCAACTGATGTCAAAGAAAAGCTAGGAACACATGTCTCAGGTGTTTCAGCTACCGCATCCTCCAACGAGGGTTCGAATACGAATCCCCAAATTGAATCGGTGGATCACGCTGTGTTGGGAGCTTGGCTTGAAAAAATGCAGCTTGATAATCTTGTGGCTCAGCAGAATTGA